A DNA window from Arachis duranensis cultivar V14167 chromosome 3, aradu.V14167.gnm2.J7QH, whole genome shotgun sequence contains the following coding sequences:
- the LOC107479451 gene encoding uncharacterized protein LOC107479451: protein MVNGAPSKPFKMEMGLRQGDSLSLYLFVLVVDVLNRMIGEAFADDTIMFCPPEEETVRNYKRLLRCFEVMSRLSINFDKSSLIPVNCSQEWVWLDVPVTRMPSGESTNEVSED from the exons ATGGTGAATGGGGCACCGTCTAAACCGTTCAAGATGGAAATGGGGCTTCGGCAAGGCGATTCATTATCACTGTATCTATTCGTTCTGGTTGTAGATGTGCTGAACAGGATGATCGGGGAGGCG TTCGCTGATGACACTATAATGTTCTGCCCACCAGAGGAGGAGACAGTGAGAAATTACAAGAGACTATTGAGGTGTTTTGAAGTCATGTCTAGGCTGAGCATTAACTTCGACAAGTCTAGTTTGATACCGGTAAATTGTAGTCAGGAATGGGTTTGGTTAGATGTGCCAGTTACTAGGATGCCAAGCGGCGAGTCTACCAATGAAGTATCTGAGGATTAA
- the LOC107479440 gene encoding probable pectinesterase/pectinesterase inhibitor 12 produces the protein MASTSHKLTFLFSLTLFLLFSSSHAYAAVNSSNSSTLFHTNLSSLRSFCKTTPYPETCFESLKLSISINISPNIITYLLHSLQVAISEATKLSTLFQSVGASNSNIREKQKGSIQDCKELHQSTLTSLKRSLSGVRNSQNSRKLRDARTFLSAALTNKNTCLEGLDSASGTMKQKLVNSVINTYKHVSNSLSMLSNPGSDDNDGGFMKKSLEDGEQYDPNEVIVVAKDGTGNFSTVSDAINFAPNNSYVRTVIYVKEGVYEENVEIPSCKPNIVLVGDGSDVTVITGSRSAGDGWTTFRSATLAVSGDGFLARDIAFENSAGPEKRQAVALRVNADLTAFYRCSIYGYQDTLYVHSFRQFYRECDIYGTIDFIFGNAAVVLQECNIVSRKPLPGQFTVITAQSRDTPDEDTGISIQNCSIIATTDLYAASNSSTTIKSYLGRPWRVYSRVVYLESYIDDFIDPKGWSKWSNSDDDQGLDTLYYGEFENYGPGSRTNGRVNWVGYHVMNYNDAYNFTVSEFITGDAWLGSTSFPYDDGI, from the exons ATGGCTTCCACCTCTCATAAACTCACCTTCCTCTTTTCTCTCACactctttttattattctccTCATCACATGCTTATGCTGCTGTTAACTCTTCAAATTCCTCAACACTATTTCACACCAACCTTTCTTCCTTAAGATCTTTCTGCAAAACCACCCCTTACCCAGAAACATGCTTCGAATCACTGAAGCTTTCAATCTCAATAAACATAAGTCCAAACATCATTACCTACCTCCTTCACTCCCTACAAGTCGCAATTTCCGAAGCCACAAAGCTATCAACACTTTTCCAAAGCGTTGGTGCCTCAAACTCAAACATCAGAGAGAAACAAAAGGGTTCAATCCAAGACTGCAAGGAGCTTCACCAATCAACTTTAACATCTCTAAAGAGATCACTCTCCGGGGTTCGTAACTCCCAGAACTCAAGAAAATTGCGTGATGCTAGAACCTTCCTCAGTGCAGCACTCACAAACAAGAACACTTGTCTAGAAGGCCTAGACTCTGCTTCCGGAACCATGAAACAAAAACTGGTAAACTCCGTTATTAACACTTACAAGCACGTGAGTAATTCCCTCTCAATGCTTTCTAATCCAGGAAGTGACGACAACGATGGTGGATTCATGAAGAAAAGCTTGGAAGATGGGGAGCAGTATGATCCAAACGAGGTGATTGTTGTGGCGAAAGATGGAACAGGGAACTTCAGCACTGTCTCTGATGCAATAAACTTTGCTCCCAATAACAGCTATGTGAGGACGGTAATCTATGTGAAAGAAGGGGTTTATGAGGAAAATGTTGAGATCCCAAGTTGTAAGCCTAACATTGTTCTTGTTGGAGATGGAAGTGACGTCACTGTCATTACTGGTAGCAGAAGTGCTGGTGATGGATGGACCACTTTCAGATCTGCAACTCTAG CTGTATCTGGTGATGGCTTTCTAGCACGTGACATAGCTTTTGAGAACAGTGCAGGTCCTGAGAAGCGTCAAGCAGTTGCATTAAGAGTAAACGCAGATTTAACCGCTTTCTACCGGTGTTCCATTTATGGTTACCAAGACACGCTCTATGTTCACTCCTTCAGACAATTCTACAGAGAATGCGACATTTACGGAACCATAGATTTCATATTCGGTAACGCCGCCGTAGTCCTACAAGAATGTAACATTGTTTCAAGAAAGCCATTGCCTGGCCAATTCACTGTGATAACGGCACAATCGAGAGATACGCCGGACGAGGACACCGGAATCTCGATCCAAAACTGCTCAATTATAGCCACAACTGATTTGTATGCAGCTTCAAACTCTAGCACTACCATTAAGAGCTACCTTGGTAGGCCATGGAGGGTTTATTCAAGAGTTGTTTATCTTGAGTCATACATTGATGACTTCATTGACCCAAAGGGTTGGTCAAAATGGTCTAATAGTGATGATGATCAAGGCTTGGATACTTTGTATTATGGAGAGTTTGAGAATTATGGACCTGGTTCAAGAACAAATGGACGTGTAAATTGGGTTGGCTACCATGTGATGAATTACAATGATGCCTATAACTTCACGGTTTCAGAGTTCATCACTGGTGATGCTTGGCTTGggtctacttcttttccttatGATGATGGTATTTAA
- the LOC107479452 gene encoding uncharacterized protein LOC107479452 — MSRSRLAKEMDRNTRYFYNIALARRRNNRIESLVINGRLMRNHARIKVATRDFYRRLYHQDESPNISFRDGLVNCLEEEEAQALEVLPMVEEVKETVWDCESSKALGNDGYNMNFIKRCWEEIGADFKRAVLSFFVTGKLPADSNVTWVALAPKFVGAKKIKDLRPISMVG, encoded by the coding sequence ATGTCTAGATCTCGACTTGCCAAGGAGATGGATAGGAATACCAGGTACTTTTATAATATTGCATTAGCAAGGAGAAGGAATAACCGAATTGAGTCTTTAGTAATTAACGGTAGGCTGATGAGGAATCATGCAAGAATTAAGGTTGCCACTAGAGATTTCTACAGGAGGTTATACCACCAGGACGAGTCGCCAAATATTAGCTTCAGAGATGGTTTAGTTAATTGCTTAGAGGAAGAGGAAGCTCAAGCACTTGAGGTACTACCAATGGTGGAGGAAGTAAAGGAGACAGTATGGGATTGCGAATCATCGAAGGCTCTAGGTAACGATGGCTAtaatatgaattttataaaaagatgcTGGGAGGAGATTGGAGCGGATTTTAAAAGAGCGGTGTTGAGCTTTTTTGTGACAGGAAAGCTACCAGCAGACTCCAATGTTACTTGGGTAGCGCTGGCTCCAAAGTTTGTGGGTGCGAAGAAGATAAAGGACCTTAGACCGATCAGTATGGTGGGATGA
- the LOC107479450 gene encoding putative pectinesterase/pectinesterase inhibitor 45, producing the protein MAFQDFDIINERRRQERRKKIQKRILIGLVSTILLVCIIGAAAYVGLNSKSSGGGGSDHGKSPSKPSHQPTTTSASASASTNTKALEASSKIVKVICEAAEYKDKCESSLGDAVKNDPNAQPKDLLKYSIKLAQDEVGKAFNKTTSMKFESEMDKGAYEDCKQLFDDAKEELGFSISEITADDLKKLSTKAPDLNNWLSAAISYHQTCIDGFPEGELKTQLKDVFKDSQEFVSNSLSIVTAVSTVLSAVQSVLTRHLLSEKNVSATPSWVNSEDRRILKAADDKPTPNVTVAKDGSGNFKTVSEALAAIPEKYDGRYVVYVKEGIYEETVTVTKKMENMTMYGDGSQKSIITGSKNFVDGVRTFQTATFVVLGNGFLGKAMGFRNTAGPEKHQAVAARVQADRAMFVNCRFEGYQDTLYAQTHRQFYRSCVISGTVDFIFGDAAAIFQNCIMTLRKPMDNQQNIVTAQGRYDQKETTGFVLQKCEIKADDKLAPDKDKIRSYLGRPWKEYSRTIVMESDIGDVIHPDGWLPWEGDFALKTLFYGEFNNTGPGASTNARVNWVGRKVLSRDEASKFTVGTFLDGAWFSGRGVPTQYGLYN; encoded by the exons ATGGCATTCCAAGATTTCGATATCATAAACGAACGGAGACGACAGGAGAGGAGAAAAAAGATCCAGAAGAGAATCCTCATCGGTCTAGTATCTACCATTCTTCTTGTATGCATCATAGGCGCTGCGGCCTACGTTGGACTCAATTCCAAGTCCTCCGGTGGAGGTGGGAGTGACCACGGCAAGTCACCGTCCAAGCCGAGTCACCAGCCTACCACCACCTCTGCTTCCGCCTCGGCCTCCACCAATACCAAAGCATTGGAAGCTTCATCGAAGATTGTGAAAGTAATATGCGAAGCTGCAGAATATAAGGACAAATGCGAAAGCTCCCTTGGCGATGCTGTTAAGAATGACCCCAACGCACAACCAAAAGATCTGCTTAAATACTCCATCAAACTAGCTCAGGACGAGGTTGGAAAGGCCTTCAACAAAACCACCTCCATGAAATTTGAATCCGAAATGGACAAAGGAGCGTATGAAGATTGCAAGCAGCTTTTTGACGACGCCAAGGAAGAACTCGGCTTCTCCATCTCCGAAATCACCGCTGATGATCTGAAGAAGCTTTCTACAAAAGCCCCTGATCTCAACAACTGGCTGAGTGCAGCTATCTCTTACCACCAAACCTGCATTGATGGCTTCCCCGAAGGGGAATTGAAGACACAACTTAAGGATGTCTTTAAGGATTCTCAAGAATTTGTTAGCAATTCGCTTTCTATTGTAACTGCAGTGTCGACAGTTCTTTCTGCCGTGCAATCAGTTTTGACTCGCCACTTGCTTTCGGAGAAAAACGTCAGCGCTACTCCTTCTTGGGTCAACAGCGAGGATCGGAGGATTCTGAAGGCGGCGGATGACAAACCCACGCCGAACGTAACTGTGGCAAAAGATGGCAGCGGCAACTTCAAAACTGTCTCCGAAGCCTTGGCAGCCATTCCAGAAAAATATGATGGACG CTACGTAGTTTATGTTAAAGAAGGAATATACGAGGAGACAGTGACTGTTAcaaagaaaatggaaaacaTGACCATGTATGGTGATGGATCACAAAAGAGTATCATCACTGGCAGCAAAAATTTTGTAGATGGAGTTAGGACTTTCCAAACTGCAACCTTTG TGGTGCTTGGAAATGGGTTCTTGGGCAAAGCAATGGGATTTAGAAACACTGCTGGGCCGGAGAAGCATCAAGCGGTGGCAGCCAGAGTTCAAGCAGACCGTGCAATGTTCGTTAACTGTCGCTTCGAGGGCTACCAAGACACGCTATACGCCCAAACCCACCGCCAATTCTACCGGAGCTGTGTCATTTCCGGCACCGTCGATTTCATCTTTGGCGACGCAGCCGCCATCTTCCAGAACTGCATCATGACACTTAGAAAACCAATGGACAATCAACAAAACATCGTAACTGCTCAAGGCAGGTACGACCAAAAGGAGACAACTGGCTTCGTTCTGCAAAAGTGTGAGATCAAAGCGGACGACAAGCTAGCTCCGGATAAGGACAAGATCAGGAGCTATCTTGGGAGGCCATGGAAGGAATACTCGAGAACCATTGTAATGGAATCCGATATTGGCGATGTAATTCACCCTGATGGGTGGCTACCTTGGGAAGGCGACTTTGCACTCAAGACACTATTCTATGGTGAGTTCAACAACACAGGACCTGGTGCCAGCACCAATGCCAGGGTCAACTGGGTTGGCCGCAAAGTCCTTAGCAGGGATGAGGCTAGCAAGTTCACTGTAGGAACTTTCTTGGATGGAGCATGGTTTAGTGGTAGAGGCGTACCAACTCAATATGGCTTGTACAATTGA